The region GGCTGCTCCCGAGTATGCCGGCTACGGATCCTGGTACAAGCTCATGCCCTACGTGAAGAACGCCGGAGTGTTCGACTGCCCCACCAGCCCGGACCGGGTCAGCAGTTCCTGGGACGCCACCGGCTGGTATAACAACTACGACGGAAACTACGGCTGGCCGTACGACGGCATTGAGGGCTCCGTGGGCAGCATCTACCAGCTTGAGTATCCGGCCGAGACTTACATGGCATTCGACAGCGGCGACCAGTCCGTGCGTCCAGGGACCAATGACTGGGCCGGACTCATGGAAGAACTCGACCTCGACTGGGACTCCAAGAAGGAAGGCGCGAACCGCCACAATGGAGGGGTAAATGCGGCCTACTGCGACGGGCACGTCAAGTGGCTTACCCTCCAGGCCTTCGTCAAGCGCAACGGCAAGAACCGCGTGCCGCCGTGGAACATCTACTGGGATGACAACCCGCCGACCGATGATGGCACTATTCCCTACCCGAACCGATAGTCGGTTCACCCAGCCTGTGAAGGCTGATCACATAGCGAAGGCCCCGGCCAGTCCGCCGGGGCCTATCGTTTGGTGCGGACATTGCAGGAAGTCCGGGGCAAGTGCGGGAAATGTCGGACGACCCGTAAGGAGGCGCCCACCATGAAAGTCTATGTCATGACCGACCTCGAAGGCTGCGCAGGCATCCCGAGCTGGCACGATTACGGCGCGCCCGAACATCGCTGGTATGAATACGCGCGGGAGATCGTTACTCTCGAGACCAGCGCCGCAGTGCAGGGCTGCCTGGATGCCGGGGCCGGCGAGGTGCTTGTGGTGGACGGGCACGGTCACGGTGCAATCAACCCGATACTCCTGCACCCCGAGGCGAAACTGCTTTTTGGTCGCCCCATCGGCTACCCATTCGGCTGCGACGACCGCTTCGACGCCGCAATCATGGTGGGCCAGCACGCGAAATCCAACACCGACGGCGGGCATCTGAGCCATACAGGGTCTTTCGACGTTGAAGACGAGACGATCAATGGTGTCTCGGTGGGCGAGATGGGCGTAAACATGCTCTTCTGCGCCTACTACGGGGTCCCGACGGTCCTGGTCTGCGGGGATGTCGCGGCGGCGGATGAGGCCACGGCGCTGGTGCCGGACATCGAGACGGCAGCGGTAAAGGAAGGGCTGAAACGCGGATCGGCAACGGGGCTCACGGGCGCCGAGAACAGTCGCTTCAACGGCGCGGCGGTCCACCTGCACCCCACGAAAGCGCGGGAACTGATCCGACACAAGGCATGCCGCGCAATCGAGAGGGTGTCGGAGATCGGGCGCTTCTGGCTTGACCCACCGTACGAACGAATCCTCAAGCTGCGCCCCTCAGAAGACGCCCCGGCAAAGATCGGGATCGCCCACGCCGACGACTTCATGGAGCTCCTGAGAACCCCGTTCCAGTGGAAGACCGGCTAGCCGAGCC is a window of Armatimonadota bacterium DNA encoding:
- a CDS encoding DUF1559 domain-containing protein, with translation MRKNGFTLIELLVVIAIIAILAASLFPVFAKAREKAEAASCTSNLKQIATAMLMYAGDYDGYLYSYNATQAAPEYAGYGSWYKLMPYVKNAGVFDCPTSPDRVSSSWDATGWYNNYDGNYGWPYDGIEGSVGSIYQLEYPAETYMAFDSGDQSVRPGTNDWAGLMEELDLDWDSKKEGANRHNGGVNAAYCDGHVKWLTLQAFVKRNGKNRVPPWNIYWDDNPPTDDGTIPYPNR
- a CDS encoding M55 family metallopeptidase; protein product: MKVYVMTDLEGCAGIPSWHDYGAPEHRWYEYAREIVTLETSAAVQGCLDAGAGEVLVVDGHGHGAINPILLHPEAKLLFGRPIGYPFGCDDRFDAAIMVGQHAKSNTDGGHLSHTGSFDVEDETINGVSVGEMGVNMLFCAYYGVPTVLVCGDVAAADEATALVPDIETAAVKEGLKRGSATGLTGAENSRFNGAAVHLHPTKARELIRHKACRAIERVSEIGRFWLDPPYERILKLRPSEDAPAKIGIAHADDFMELLRTPFQWKTG